One Plasmodium coatneyi strain Hackeri chromosome 14, complete sequence genomic window carries:
- a CDS encoding Rac-beta serine/threonine protein kinase AGC/PKB gives MSHIKFFKYFSEKNRQNNNAPPESSSGMSFHKKRFRKYLNFLITRNKGKSKKIITNRKNNLEKEEQKEGQKNGCIPPIENNNTQEKSIQMDKNGKHASSANSANSANSANILKKKNLNDIFSPSKNFKISKHSNCLVNKGRARHTIEWTKLFKLNYDYHNKRRGHLFKIPFLKRNKCENEEMEDFMHMNTTAGLEFSTDAQMNNYKNQVDKYASAHSHGNWNFCKMYSKGDNFKNSKNMYGDNGDMFSNNMYFYAKIMLEEEEDRRELHKQKSATQAKKNEGGKSPKFKGFKSNYWTFRRSAKNRPRGEEETHQGDDLAANPNGGACNKDNVANMINNTPINKKDKSSQVFKLNDDC, from the exons ATGAGCCACATAaagttttttaaatatttctcGGAAAAGAATAGGCAGAACAACAACGCCCCCCCGGAGAGCTCCTCCGGCATGTCATTTCACAAAAAGAGGTTTCGAAAAtatttaaactttttaatcACCAgaaataaggggaaaagcaaaaaaataattaccaataggaagaacaaccttgagaaggaagagcaaaaggaaggacaaaAGAATGGCTGCATCCCCCCAATTGAAAACAACAATACGCAAGAAAAATCCATccaaatggacaaaaatggaaaacatgCAAGTAGTGCAAATAGTGCGAATAGTGCAAACAGTGCCaacattttaaagaagaaaaatttgaatGACATTTTCTCGCCAAGCAAAAACTTCAAAATTAGTAAACACAGCAACTGCCTTGTGAACAAAGGACGGGCGCGCCATACTATAGAGTGGACGAAATTATTTAAACTAAATTACGATTATCACAACAAAAGAAGGGGGCATTTATTCAAGATCCCATTTTTAAAGAGAAATAAATgcgaaaatgaggaaatgGAAGACTTTATGCATATGAACACTACTGCAGGACTTGAATTTTCGACGGATGCCCAAATgaacaattataaaaatcAGGTAGACAAATATGCCAGTGCACATTCGCATGGAAATTggaatttttgcaaaatgtacTCCAAGGGggataattttaaaaattcgaaaaatatgtatggAGATAATGGGGACATGTTTTCCAATAACATGTACTTTTATGCAAAGATAAtgttggaggaggaagaagatcgGAGGGAGTTGCACAAGCAGAAGTCGGCCACTCAAGCTAAGAAGAACGAAGGTGGCAAATCGCCCAAGTTCAAGGGGTTCAAATCCAACTACTGGACCTTCAGGAGAAGCGCGAAGAACAGGCCCCGCGGGGAGGAAGAGACCCACCAAgg GGACGACCTCGCCGCGAACCCCAACGGAGGCGCATGCAACAAGGACAACGTGGCAAACATGATAAACAACACCCCCATCAACAAGAAGGACAAGAGCAGCCAGGTCTTCAAGCTGAACGACGACTGT